The following are encoded in a window of Bacillota bacterium genomic DNA:
- a CDS encoding L,D-transpeptidase family protein produces MVRKKVIWILLFVLVTLSIIQIIIDYNYEKKWYNSVISTAKKPEYVIFIEIEDKTLYLLEDGECIKKYPIATGKPGYPSPIGYWKIITKDTWGEGFGGRWMGLNVPWGKYGIHGTTIPGSIGYAASHGCIRLYNKDVRELYNIVPHGTPVIIVNGPFGPFGTGFRTIEPGDRGADVMAIQKRLKELGYFKGWVSGIYNDDLKYAVQKFQKDKGLPISNTISKKCWEAMGFLEFE; encoded by the coding sequence GTGGTAAGAAAAAAGGTGATATGGATATTATTATTTGTGCTTGTTACATTGAGTATTATTCAAATAATAATAGATTACAATTATGAGAAAAAATGGTATAATTCTGTAATCAGTACTGCTAAAAAGCCTGAATATGTTATCTTTATTGAAATAGAGGATAAAACCCTTTACCTTCTGGAAGATGGGGAATGCATAAAAAAATACCCAATAGCAACAGGAAAACCGGGTTACCCGTCTCCAATCGGGTACTGGAAAATTATAACCAAAGACACTTGGGGAGAAGGCTTTGGAGGAAGGTGGATGGGGTTAAACGTACCCTGGGGTAAATACGGTATCCACGGTACTACAATTCCAGGCTCAATAGGTTATGCAGCAAGTCATGGATGCATACGCCTGTATAACAAGGATGTAAGAGAACTGTATAATATAGTTCCCCACGGTACTCCTGTTATTATAGTAAATGGGCCTTTTGGTCCATTTGGTACAGGTTTCAGAACTATTGAACCTGGAGATAGGGGGGCTGATGTAATGGCCATACAGAAGAGACTTAAGGAGCTTGGTTATTTTAAAGGATGGGTTTCAGGTATTTATAATGATGACCTGAAATATGCAGTTCAAAAGTTCCAGAAAGATAAAGGCCTTCCAATAAGCAATACTATAAGCAAAAAGTGTTGGGAGGCCATGGGATTCCTGGAATTTGAATGA